GGTGCTTGCAATGTATCGCAAACATGGTAAAGATGCGTTTGGACATTTCAATGGTATGTTTGCGCTCGCCATCTGGGACAAAAGAACTCAGGAACTAGTCTTGGCGCGTGATAGAGCTGGTAAAAAACCACTCTTCTATTATCAAAACAATGGTGAGTTGATTTTTTCTTCTGAATTGAAGTCACTAGTGAAACATCCGAAGTTCATCAAAAAACTTTCGGCTAAGGGCTTGAGTAAATTCATGACTTATGAATATATTCCTGGTCCTTGTACTATTTTTGAAAATACTCACAAGCTTGAAGCTGGACAGTTTATGGTTTTGTCCAAGGATAAATGCTTTAAGGATTTTTATTGGAATTATCCAAGTCCGCAGTTTAATCACAGCCCAATAGAAAATTCAGCTCAGGCAATTGCCGAGATAGATGAACTATTGAATGATGCTGTTAGATTGCGTTTGCAAGCTGATGTGCCAGTTGGTGTTTTTCTAAGTGGTGGGGTTGATTCAAGTTTGGTTACTGCAATTGCATGTAAACAACAGCAAAAACCGATTCAGAGTTTTTCTATTTGCTTTAATGAGAAGAGCTATGACGAGTCAGAATATATTGATATTGTCGTCAAAAAGTTTGGTTTGGATCATCACAGTGAACATGTTTCAGCTAAAGACATGCTCGGATTAGTTGATAAGCTCGGTAGCATTATGGACGAGCCAATGGCGGACGCGTCTTTGGTGCCCACCTATTTTGTTTCAAAGCTAGCTGCTAGCAAAATGAAAACTGTATTGGGGGGCGATGGCGCAGATGAATTATTTGCTGGCTATCCTACTTACTTGGCTAATAAGTTAGTCAATATCTATAATATTTTTCCGTATGAGTTGCGGACCTTTATTAGTAAGACTTTGGAGCAGGGCAGTAGTCTCTTGCCCACTTCTAATAAAAACATGAGCATGGATTTTCAGCTTAGGCAGTTCTTACGCGGAGCTGGTGTTGCTGGTGAGATTAGGTTTTTTAAATGGATGGCTGGTTTTACTGATCAAGAACGAGGATCAGTCTTGAGCCCTGCAATGAGAAGCGAGCTTCAAGGTGAGTTTGCTTATGAAGATGTTAATCGCTATCTTTCGCGTGTCAATATTCATGGTGAGCTTGATCGTTTACTTTATTTGAGCCAGAAGATGTATTTGACCGATGATATTCTAGTCAAGGTGGATAGAGCGAGTATGATGAACTCACTAGAAGTGCGAGCACCATTCTTGGATTATAGAATGGTTGAATATGCCGCTGCACTGCCAGAGCGTTATAAGCTCAGAAGGTTTACCGGGAAACATATTCTCAAGCAGCTTGCAAGGAAATACCTACCTGATGAAATTATTGATAGACCCAAGAAGGGCTTTGGTATCCCATTGAGTGAATGGCTTGCTGGTGACTTAAAGCCGGTGATGATGGATCTTTTGTCTAAGGATAGATTAGAGAGTCAAGGGGTTTTTGAATATGAGGGCGTCAAGACTTTGATTGATCAGCATGTCAACGGCGAAGTGAATCAACGTAAATTGCTTTGGTCGCTTTTGAGTTTTCAACTATGGGCTAAGGAGTTTGGAGTATGACCAAGAATAAGTATTTTTATCCGAGTTTAGCTGCTTTGATTGGATTTCTAGTTGCTATTCAAGTTGTTGGACCTTTGTTGTTTAACGAGAATGTGGTGCAAGATGATTTTAGGCAAAGCATGTTTTGGGCTTGGCGCTTTTGGGACCCGAGTCTTTTCCCTGATGATTTTATAGCCAATCTTTATAGTGGTAGCTTTGACAGACTGCCTTTGTTATGGATGATTTATGCCATTGCTCCTTTCTTGACTAAGAGTTTGATTTTTTACACCAAGTTTGCTGCAATCATTTTGGCAGCTCTCACGTCAGTCTTTGGTTTTTTGTTTTTTGATAAGCTCTCATCTAATAAGATCTTGTCATTGGCTTTCACTGCTGCTTTTGCAACCATGCTTTGGTGTACAGATCATTTGTCAGTGATGTATGCCAGGTCCTTTATATGGATATTTATTATTGCAGTGGGCTATTTCAAGCTCAGAGGCAAAGATCATTGGGCTTCAATTACGACTTTAATCTCTTTATTTATTAGTCCAATTGCTTTTTTGATATGTTTTGCACTTCAAGGTTTTGATTTGTTGTTAAATTATCGTCAAGAGCTGTTTGATCTTAAGTCTCTTAAATTACGTTGGCTCTTGATTAATGTAGCGATAGTGATTTTGGTTTACAAGGTGATTCCTTGGACCACAGCAAACCTACCCTTTGCTGATTCCGAATGGTATTCAGTTGATGAATTAAAACAGCTTCCCGAATTCTTGCCAGGTGGTCGTCATCCTATTTTTGGATCTTCACTTTGGGACGGCTCTTGGTTTAATAATGAGCATTGGGGTTTAGGAATTGGTTTTCTTCCTATTAGTGATATTTTGGTTTGGGCAATGGGATTTGCCATTGTTGGTTTTGTAATGTATCGCAAAAGATACAAGGTCACGGAGCTTTTGACAAGTATCCCGGCTTGCTTGCTCTATGCTTCACTGGCTTTATATATTGCAGCTCAGATTTTATTTCCGTTACTTTATATGCCAAGTAGATTCTTAGGGATTCCATTATTGATCATTGCATTAGTGATTATATTTTTGATTGGAGAAGTGCTTTTGCAAGACTTAGTCAATACTTTTGCTGGCAAGGCTTTGACGGAGAGGGCTAAGGCTTCGTTTTTGAGTATTTTGATTATAGTAGGGACTATTGGTTTTTGGTTTTATTTCACGAGGCCGCAAAGACAATACACGCGCTATGTGACGATGAATGCACAAACCGCTGAGATTTATAAGAAGCTGCCAAAGGATGCCATGGTTGCAGCACATCCTTTATTGCCTGATATTAATCTGGCTTCAGCTATTGCTAAGCGTAGTGTCTTTATGAGCTACGAGCATTCCACTCCTTCTTTCAATAAGCAAGTTCTAGCTGAGGTGCGACGCCGTAATGAAGACAGTCTCAAGATGGTTTATGCCCAATCAGCCCAGGAGCTTCGTGAATTGATGGAGAAGAATCATATAACTCATGTGGCAGCTTTTGCTGGGTTTTATTCACCGCAGTACCTTGCTAAACCAAAATACATACAACCTTATATGGGTCTATTACGTGACTTAACAAGCAAAGAGGATTTTTATTTGTGGAAGTTTTTAAAGAAAACCAAATCTAGTTATGCATTATTTACAGAAAAGTCATTTGAACTTATGGAGAAAAACTAATGAAACCCAAGGTATTTATTCTAGACGTAGACGGAGTTCTCAACACAGGTAGGTTTCTTTATAATGAAGAAGGCAAAGTGATGAAAGAATTTGGCGCTGATGATAGTGATGCTCTTAAAGTCTTGAACAGTGATATTGAGATTCGTTTTGTTAGTGGTGACAAGCGAGGCTTCCCTATCAGTAAGAAGCGCGTTGAGGATATGAAGTTCCAGATAGACTTGGTTAGTACTTTCCAGCGTATTGCTTGGATCAAGGAGCGCTATGATCCCAAAGATGTAATTTATATGGGAGATGGGATTTTTGACTATTTGGTTTTTGAGCAGGTTGCTTATGCTATCGCGCCAGCCAATGGTGATGCTGATACTAGAGCCAAGGCTGACTATGTTACTGAAAGGCTCGGTGGTGATAGAGCTGTAGCTGAAGCTGCTAAGCATATTGCAAACAAGTTCTTTGGTGGTTTTAGTTTGGAGGGGAGTTGTTTTTTTCCAAACAAATGAAATTAGAAAGCAATCATCAGAAAAAAACAGACGGTCGTAGTTTTGAATACTATGAGTATAAGTATTTGGTTGATGATATTAATTTAAATTCAGTGCTTGAATACTTGAGATCAAGCTCTTATAATATTGATCCTTATCCTGAGGGCTGGGTTAGCTCACTGTATTATGATAGTTTTGACCAGAAAGCGTTTTATGAATGTGATGACGGTTCAAGTCTAAAACGCAAGTTTAGAATTAGATTTTATTCAGATCACGATTTTTCTAATGGTGGCGAAATTCAAGTAAAAGAAAAACATTTGTCTGCAGTTTATAAATACAAGTCTAAGTTCAAAGCCCAAGAAGTCACGGACGTTTTATCTTTGCCTTGGCCCCGTGAGATTGACTCAATGCAAATTCGATCATTAGCAAGCAATTACATTCAATTGGAACCATTGATTTTGGTGAAGTACTATCGCTATCGTTTTAGAGTCTTTGATGTGAGGATTACTTTGGATACGCAAATATCTTTTGAGCCAGGTTCTAGCCTTCGGGGAACTAGACGCAATTTTGCTAGAGTGCCTTTCTCGATTTTGGAAGTGAAAACAGAATCTGAAAGACCGTTTTTGCCAACAAATAAATTAATTGATTTGCCACAATTGAGTTTTTCAAAATTTTATAGTGGTGTACAATATCTTAAGGGAGAAGACGAGTTCTTCAATAAGTACTTATAACAAGGAGAGTAAATGGATTCTATATTAGCTGATTTAACTAAATTTCAAGGTGACTTTGGAGAAGGCGGACTAATTCGTTTTGTCGTTGCTTTGTCAATTTCAATTTCTTTTGGTTTGGCTTTGTCCGCTATTTACCGCTTTTACTATAGAACAAACGAACCTCAAGATGGCAGCATCTCAAGAAGTATGCCAATCATGTCACCAGCGGTGACAATGATTTTCTGGTTAATTCAGTTTAGTTTGCCTCTATCTCTTGGTTTACTTGGAGCATTATCGTTTGTTAGATTTAGAACTCCTGTCAAACGTGCTGAGGATATAGCCTTCATATTGATTTTGATAGCTGGTTCACTGGCCTGCGCGATTGGACATTTCTTGAATGCCATTATTCTTTTGGCTTTAATTTTAATTTATAGCTTTGCTCGCAACAATATTGGATTGATTTCAATGGAAGATAGAGCAACTGCGATCTTGACTATCAATTCTGAAAAGAAAATACAAGCTGATACTATCAACAAAAAACTCAAAGCAAAATGCGACGCTACTTTAGTTAGTCAAAGTACTAGAGATGGTATTGGTTCTTTTGTATTCAATTTAAACAACCTTGCTAAGGCTAATTCTGATGATGTTGTTAATGTCATTTCTGAGTTTGACTCAAACGCTAGGGTAGATTTGTTCTTCCCTGAAAACCAATTGGGGGCGTAGCTTGGCTACTCATTCTAGAGAAAAGTACTTAAAATATTCGCTAGTTTTCTTGGCAGTTTTTGTAGTTGTAGTTCTTATATCCTTTGCAGTTCTTAAAGATAGAGCACCAGCTGGTGAGCAAGTCAAAACTAAATTCAGGCAGGGTAAAGTACTTGCTTCCAATTCTTGGTATCTTGAAAGTCCGTTTGTTTTGGATGACGTGATAGCTTCCAAGATTGAACGTGAGCTTTATTCGGCTTTCTCTAATCAAGTCACAGGCTCTGGAGAATATAATTATCGTTTTATTGCTCCAGCTAATACCGAGCTGGTTTTGTCAGTTAAGGTCAAAGATCCGAGAAGAACCCCACGTATTTGGTTATACAACTCTGAAGCCAAAATGGTGCAAAAAGCCAAGATGACCCGTTTCGCTGATCATCTTGAGTATCGTTTTAAAACTCAAGAAGAAGATATGCACAAGATCAAGGTCTATTTTGATTATGACAACCTTGTCTCACTCAAGCTCAATGCTAAACCTCAAGATGGCTTTACTGCCTTGCAATTGCGTAAGAACTATATGTCGCGGGCTCTAAAGACCTTGGAGATTGATATAGCTGCAAATCAAGTCAAGGCACTTAAAGAACTTACTAGCAAACAGTTTGAGATTTTCAAGCATTATAAAACTAATCCGTTACCTAGTGATGTCGCAAGCAGGCCACTTAAGAAAACAGATGGTCGTGTTTTGATCAAGGTCAAAACGCCCGGAGATACTTGGTCCTTAGCTAGTATGGGCATAGCTGGTAGAACTTTTGAACATCAAGATCTTGGCAAGCTTTTTGGTTCAGTTGATATTAAATTACTAAGCGGTCAATTACCACTTAATATGAAGCGCTTCAAGCTCTATACTCTTCAAGCAAAATCTTTTACTCGTGATTTTATTTTTGAACAGTCTCTGAAGGATCATGGATTATTGGTTCCTAGACAGGATTTGGTCAAGGTGATTGTCAACGGCGAGCTTTATGGTTTCATGGAATTACTGGAGACACCCGTTGATCATTTCTTTGAATATGCACAAAAACAAGATGGCATTATCTATGGATACAATGCTGGTGCTATTCATGACAAATTGCGCAATGCCAAATTTGTAGAAGAATATGGTGGCAAGTCTAAGACCTCCAAAAAAGGCGAGAAGCAATTAGCTAGTATTGCTTTTGCAAACGAGATTTGTAAGCCGCAAATGGATTTGTTTAGTTCATTTGTTTATGGTTATGGTGCAATTCATGGCACTGGTCATGGGGACTTAACTTTTCACGATAATGTAAGACTAGATTGCCTAAACCCTATTCCTCGTGATATGACGACAGGATTGTTTAGTCCTTATTTTAAAGGTGACAAAAATGATCAACATGTGACTCTTGCTTCAGCGATATCGTTTTATGATTTAATTGCTCCAAAATGGAGACCAGATATTGTTGGTAGAACAGAGAGTTTTTTATTAAGAGACAGTGACGGCTTCCAACCAGATCTTTCTTTTCATTGGTTTGCTCAAATGCCTGCTAGTTTGAGGTATTACTTCTCTGGACAGAACTTGCGTGATTTGATCGAATACTCCAAGTATTGGAATACTACAGCATCCAAAACTAAATTGATTAATCGAATTAAGAATTTAGCTGAGTCACTGAGTCTTGAGGGTAATCAGCTCTACCCTGGGCAAGCCAATATAATGCAAATCGTTACGTATTACTTGCAAAATGCAATCAATCTAGTAACTAATCACCCCAAGACGAGTATTACTGGGATAGACAAGAATATCAATCCTTATTTGGCAAGAATCATTAATGCTGTTTCTGCTGGTGAACTTAAACCAAATGAAATAGATTTGCAAAGTCTGGCAACTCGCAATGCTGTGATTGACAAACTTGGTCTTAGTGCTGAAGGTCTTGATTTAACTAAGTACAATTCAATTATCAACTTCCTTTATAGAGATGAAACTGAAACTGAGGCGCGAATGGTTTTTGTTGAAAGACTATTTGACACTAGCTTTAGCCAAGGAGATTTCAGGCTCAAAGAACGAAAGACTGACCAAATTATTGAACCAACTAAAAAAATAGTTATTGGTTCTGAATACTTGAAAACTAACAAAACAGACTTAGCTTTAACTAAGATCAAAGCAAATGAAAAACTAATAGCCTACTATTTCAAGTTACCTAAGACAGATACTTATAGATATTTTACTGGAAACCCAACAGGAGACAAGCATTATTGGGGATCTCGAGAAATTGCTATTGGTCCAGTGGTTAATGAAACTCCTAAGACTTACCAGCAAGAAGACCCTGTTAGATTCTTTGATATTGCTGGTAAGAGTCTTCAGATCAAATCTAAAATGCCTGTCATTACTAAAACTCTTGAAATCAAGAAGGGCTATAGCTTGAGAATCGATAAAGATAGTGAAATGGTTTTTGCAGACAATGGTTGCTTGATGGTTTATGGGAATCTAGAACTAGTTAATGATGCAAGATTGAAGCTTACAGGAGATTCTTGGTCAGGGATTCATTTTATTGATACTCAAGATCAAGACTTGCGTAATATAGAAATAGACAATATTGGTGACGGCTCTTATGGAGTGACTTGTGGGGGACGTCCGTTCTCTGGTGGTCTTTCTTTCTTTAATACTAAAGCTAATATAGTTAATCTCAAGATCAATGATTCTAATATAGAAGATGCTATGCATGTACTCAACTCAGAAGTGACAATGCAAGACTCTGAGTTAATTACTAGTCAAAGTGACGCAATTGATACTGATTACTCTAATGTGGCATTTACTAATATCAAGCTAGCCAAAAGCCAGGGTGATGGCTTGGATGTTTCTGGATCACTTGTGTTGATTAGAGATTCTAAATCAATTGATCAAATAGACAAGGGACTTTCTATCGGCGAGAATTCTAATGTCTATGTTTATAACTCGGTATTTAGTGCTGAAGCCTACTGTATAGCTGTCAAAGACAGCTCTAGGTTGCATTTAGATAAGGCAACTCAGTTGATTGACTGCCAAACAGAGCTTGGTGAATATATCAAGAAGTCGTATTTCACTAAGCCAGAAGTAATTAGAAATTAACAGCCTTTAGGTCCTGATAAAACTTCTCTTTGATGACTCTGTCAGAAAGATATTCTCTTACAAATTTATAACCATTATTGGCTATCTCTTCTAATTCATCACTATGTTCTTGATAGTATCGAACTTTCTCTAGCAAGTTTTCAAGCGTGCCGTTATAACTAATATAATGTTTGTTAGCTTCAAGTCCAAGGTCAGTATAGATTTCTGAATCAATACCGATATAAGCGCAGTTACAGCTCATTGCCTCTACAAAACTAATAGAAGGTAAACCGATTATTTCTTCTGGGGCAATGACCATTTTGTATTGATTGTACTGATCTACAATATCCAAGCTAAGGTATTTCTCTTGTTCTTTGGCAAAGAGCTTGAAGAGGTATAAGCCAATGCCCTTAAGCCTTTGAGCCTTCCGGTTCTTCTCTTCATCATCTTCAAAGGGTTGCTTAGAGATTATTGAATCGATTTGTTCTGTGATATGCTTTCTTGCTTCATATATTGCTTTGCGCATGGGATGTAGTGCAGTACTGTTAAAGTGTTGAATAACTTCTTTGTGACCAGGGTCTGTCTCTTGAAGACAGAGATAGGTACCTAGTGCAAGAGCTTTATTCTTGCGCTCTTGAAAGGGGATTCTAGTTTCAAAGCGTTCTTGAAAAGCATATGGCAAGACATAGTTTGAACCAAAGTCAGAAAAAAACTTTTGAAAGAAAGAATTGTTTTCTAGTTTGGTTTCTGCTGCAAGGCTAGGGTTTTTGAGTAATTTATAATTTGCAGAAACTATTTCTGGGTAGGTAAAAAAATGATTCGCATAGACTAAGACTTTGCCTTGGTATTGTATCAAAGAGCTTGCCTCAACGAGTTTGCGGCTTTCAAAGATACTATTAATAGTGCCGTGAGTAAAGATGATATCCTCAGTAGGATTAAGTTGGTTGATATTGGTTTTGACTTTACTGAACGGGACTTTATTGGCAAGGCACCAGATATGAATATCAAGAAAGCTACCGATTCTACGTAGCCAAATAGGGAAATTAGACCAGGTCCTTATTGGAGCATAAGTACTTAGATAATCAGTCAAAATCAAGATGTCATCTTTCTCTTGAATTAATTCAAGTAAGTATTTAAGGTTACGAGGGGCTCTTTTGCCAAGAAAAACAGAGAGTACATTCTCGCCAAGCTGCATGATATTGGGGTCGTAAATATAAATGGTCATTATTTGCTGCTCAGACTAAGCCCTTTTGGTATTGCTTGCATATCCAAATTATTTTTAGCATAAAGATGCACTGTCACTAGTTTAGCTCCGGGATATTTTGCTTGTATCGTTTTGAGATTTGCAATATTGATCTTGCGTGATGGGCCAACAAAAAATAGATTATTGAGACCAGCTGAAAGATCTAGGTAATCATATTTGAGTTTGCCTGAGTTCAGCAAACTGGCTCTTTGCCAGTGGCTCGCATTATATTGCTGCGCTGCTATAGCTTTGAGCTGACCATTGTTTGGGTCTTTGTAGATTATATTAGGCTCTACCAGAC
This genomic window from Cyanobacteriota bacterium contains:
- the asnB gene encoding asparagine synthase (glutamine-hydrolyzing), producing MCGIAGFTNFGADAYDRTQVITAMCDAIAHRGPDEWGQSHIDDVSFGHRRLSIVGLSDGQQPMTDIQGDLSITFNGEIYNYKELKAGLIKEGFKFKTECDTEVVLAMYRKHGKDAFGHFNGMFALAIWDKRTQELVLARDRAGKKPLFYYQNNGELIFSSELKSLVKHPKFIKKLSAKGLSKFMTYEYIPGPCTIFENTHKLEAGQFMVLSKDKCFKDFYWNYPSPQFNHSPIENSAQAIAEIDELLNDAVRLRLQADVPVGVFLSGGVDSSLVTAIACKQQQKPIQSFSICFNEKSYDESEYIDIVVKKFGLDHHSEHVSAKDMLGLVDKLGSIMDEPMADASLVPTYFVSKLAASKMKTVLGGDGADELFAGYPTYLANKLVNIYNIFPYELRTFISKTLEQGSSLLPTSNKNMSMDFQLRQFLRGAGVAGEIRFFKWMAGFTDQERGSVLSPAMRSELQGEFAYEDVNRYLSRVNIHGELDRLLYLSQKMYLTDDILVKVDRASMMNSLEVRAPFLDYRMVEYAAALPERYKLRRFTGKHILKQLARKYLPDEIIDRPKKGFGIPLSEWLAGDLKPVMMDLLSKDRLESQGVFEYEGVKTLIDQHVNGEVNQRKLLWSLLSFQLWAKEFGV
- a CDS encoding HAD hydrolase family protein: MKPKVFILDVDGVLNTGRFLYNEEGKVMKEFGADDSDALKVLNSDIEIRFVSGDKRGFPISKKRVEDMKFQIDLVSTFQRIAWIKERYDPKDVIYMGDGIFDYLVFEQVAYAIAPANGDADTRAKADYVTERLGGDRAVAEAAKHIANKFFGGFSLEGSCFFPNK
- a CDS encoding VTC domain-containing protein, translating into MKLESNHQKKTDGRSFEYYEYKYLVDDINLNSVLEYLRSSSYNIDPYPEGWVSSLYYDSFDQKAFYECDDGSSLKRKFRIRFYSDHDFSNGGEIQVKEKHLSAVYKYKSKFKAQEVTDVLSLPWPREIDSMQIRSLASNYIQLEPLILVKYYRYRFRVFDVRITLDTQISFEPGSSLRGTRRNFARVPFSILEVKTESERPFLPTNKLIDLPQLSFSKFYSGVQYLKGEDEFFNKYL
- a CDS encoding DUF4956 domain-containing protein; the encoded protein is MDSILADLTKFQGDFGEGGLIRFVVALSISISFGLALSAIYRFYYRTNEPQDGSISRSMPIMSPAVTMIFWLIQFSLPLSLGLLGALSFVRFRTPVKRAEDIAFILILIAGSLACAIGHFLNAIILLALILIYSFARNNIGLISMEDRATAILTINSEKKIQADTINKKLKAKCDATLVSQSTRDGIGSFVFNLNNLAKANSDDVVNVISEFDSNARVDLFFPENQLGA
- a CDS encoding glycosyltransferase, which translates into the protein MTIYIYDPNIMQLGENVLSVFLGKRAPRNLKYLLELIQEKDDILILTDYLSTYAPIRTWSNFPIWLRRIGSFLDIHIWCLANKVPFSKVKTNINQLNPTEDIIFTHGTINSIFESRKLVEASSLIQYQGKVLVYANHFFTYPEIVSANYKLLKNPSLAAETKLENNSFFQKFFSDFGSNYVLPYAFQERFETRIPFQERKNKALALGTYLCLQETDPGHKEVIQHFNSTALHPMRKAIYEARKHITEQIDSIISKQPFEDDEEKNRKAQRLKGIGLYLFKLFAKEQEKYLSLDIVDQYNQYKMVIAPEEIIGLPSISFVEAMSCNCAYIGIDSEIYTDLGLEANKHYISYNGTLENLLEKVRYYQEHSDELEEIANNGYKFVREYLSDRVIKEKFYQDLKAVNF